GGTGCCTCGATGCTGGCCCTTTATTGCGTGGTCCAGGGCATTCCGTTCGGTATGGAATGGAACACCCGCTACATCGGCTCGTTGCTGTACCTGGTGATTCCGGGCTCGGTGATCGGCTTCACCGCCTATCTGACCCTGGTCGGCCGCATGGGCCCGGAGCGAGCGGCGTATTGCACGGTGTTGTTCCCGGTGGTGGCGCTGAACGTCTCGGCGCTGCTCGAAGGCTACCAGTGGACCGCCCCCGCGCTGGGTGGGTTGGTGCTGGTGATGCTGGGGAATGTGTTGGTGTTTCGTAAGCCCCGGGCGATTACGCCTGTGAGTCCGCTGTTGGAGCCGAAGCAAATCTGATGTGGGAGCAGGCAAGCCAGCTCCCACAGTTTGATCGGCGCTACTTCAGGCCCAGGCGCTTGGCCATGCGCCCCAGGTTGGCGCGGTCCAGGCCCAGTTCGCGGGCGGCGCTGGCCCAGTTGTGCTGATGGCGTTCCAGGCAGGCGCTGATGACTTGTCTTTGGTAATGCTCGGTGGCCTGGCGCAGGTCGCCGTTCACCAGCGCAAGCTCGGCGGGCTCTTCTATCAAGGGGGCAGACTCATTGGGCAAGTCCAGGTCCTTGGCGCTGAGGCTGAGGATCTTCGGTCGTTCCCGACAATTGCCCAGGGCCTTCAGCGCGCTGCGGCCAATCAAGTGTTCCAGCTCCCGCACATTCCCGGGCCAGCCATAAGCCAGCAATGCCGCCTGGGCATCACTGGTCAGGCGCAGGCTGCCCAGGCCCATGCGTGAGCGGTTCTGCTCAAGGAAAAACCCTGCCAGCAGCAATACATCGCGCCCGCGCTCACGCAAGGCCGGGACTTGCAGCGGGTACACACTCAAGCGGTGATAGAAGTCGGCGCGGTAGCGGCCGTTGCGCACTTCTTCGGCCAAGTCACGGTTGGTGGCGGCGATCAGGCGCACGTCCACTTGGTGCTCCTTATCCGAACCCAGTCGCTGCAACTGCCCGCTTTGCAACACCCGCAATAGCTTGGCCTGGACCGTCAGCGACAACTCACCCACTTCATCGAGGAACAAGGTGCCGCCATTGGCCAGTTCGAACTTGCCCCGCCGTTCGTTCAGCGCGCCGGTGAACGCGCCGCGAACGTGGCCGAACAGTTCGCTCTCCACCAGGGTCTCTGGCAGCGCTGCACAGTTGAGGCTGATCAGCGGTTTCTCCGAACGGGGCGAGGCTGCGTGAATGGCCTGGGCCACCAACTCCTTGCCGACCCCTGTTTCGCCGGTGATCAACACGGTCAGGTCGCTGCCGCCCACCAGCTTGATTTCTTCCACCAGGCGTTTGTGGGTCTTGCTTTGGCCGATCATTTCCTTGTGCTGCTGGCCGCTGGCCTGGCGATAGATTTCTGCACGCTGGTGTTCGTCCTCGGCGCGCAGGGCCAGGTGTTCCATGCGTTCGGCGACATTGACCGTGGCGGCGGCGAGGCTGGCAAACGCGTGCAAGGCGTCCAGTTCGACACGTTCGAAGCGTTCGGTGTCGAGGGCATCCAGGGTCAGCAGACCCCAGGGATGGTCGTCGACAAACAGCGGGCAGCCCATGCAGTCGTGCACTTCCAGATGCCCATGCAGGCCATCGACCAGGCCGTCGTAGGGGTCGGGCAGTTCGCTGTCACTATCAAAGCGGGTGGGGCCGGGGCTGCTCAGCAGCACGGCAAAGCGCGGATGTTCGCTGATCTTGAAGCGTCGGCCCAAGGTGTCCGGGCTCAGACCGTCCACGGCCAGCGGCACCAGCCATTCACCGTCCAGGCGCAACAGCGCGGCGGCATCGCAGGGCAGCAGGGTGCGCATGGCTTGCAGCAGGCGTCGGTAGCGCTCGCCTTCCGGCAGTTCGCGGGACAGGTCGGCTACCAATGGCAGCAGGGTGGTGAGCAGGGAGTGTGCAGTCATAATGACTCCTTGTAGTCCGAATGACTATAAAGTGCGTGAAGTCATATTGACTACATATAAATTAAATCTTTGATAAATAAGGAATTATTAGTTGGCACGAATGCTGAGTATCACAAGGCAATCATTCAGAAGCCTAAAAGGCTCAGGAGTCTCCCCATGCTTAGCGTTCAAGACCGTGCCATCGTCAAATCTACTGTGCCGCTGCTCGAAAGCGGTGGTGAAGCCCTGATCACCCACTTCTACCGCATGATGCTGTCCGAGTACCCCGAAGTGCGCCCGCTGTTCAACCAGGCCCACCAGGCCAGCGGCGACCAGCCTCGCGCCTTGGCCAATGGTGTGCTGATGTACGCGCGGCACATCGACCAGTTGGACCAGTTGGGCGATCTGGTGGCCAAGATCATCAATAAGCACGTGGCCCTGCAAATCCTGCCGGAGCATTACCCGATTGTCGGCAACTGCCTGCTGCGGGCGATTTCCGAGGTGTTGGGTGATGAAATCGCCACCCCTGAAGTGATGAGTGCATGGGGCGCAGCCTACGGGCAACTGGCCGATATCCTGATCGGCGCAGAGAGTGCCATCTACGACGAAAAAGCCCAGGCCGTTGGCGGCTGGCGCGGGGCGCGCCCGTTTTTGCTGGTCAAGCGGGTGGAGGAGAGCAGTGAAATCATCTCCTTGTACTTTGCCCCGGTGGACAACGGCCCGATCCTCGCCGCCGAGCCCGGCCAGTACATCGGCCTGAAGCTGATCCTCGATGGCGAAGAAGTGCGCCGCAACTATTCATTGTCGGCGCGTACCGACGCGGGCCTGTACCGCATCAGCGTCAAGCGCGAAGCGGGCGGGCGCGTGTCCAATTACCTGCATGACCAGATGCACGTGGGGGCGACCATCGACCTGTTCCCGCCATCGGGGGAGTTCACGCTGGTGGACAGCGACAAACCCCTGGTGCTGATCAGTGGCGGTGTGGGCATCACGCCAACCCTGCCGATGCTGGAAGCGGCGTTGGCGACCGAGCGCCCGGTGCATTTTATCCACTGCGCGCGCAATGGTGGCGTGCATGCGTTTCGCGACTGGGTCGATGCCCTGGCCGCGCATCACCCGCAACTGCAGCGCTTCTACTGCTACGCCGAAGACGACGGCATCAGCCCGGCGGCGGACAAACTCGGCATGCTGACCCAGGAGCAGCTGGCGGCGTGGTTGCCTGAGGAGCGTGATGTGGATGCCTACTTCCTTGGGCCCAAAGGGTTTATGAGTGCGATCAAACGTCACCTCAAGGCTTTAGGTGTGCCTGAAAAGCAGAGCCGGTATGAGTTCTTCGGGCCGGCGGCGGCGCTGGAATAAGCGGCCGCTCTTCAACACCGCATTGGCCTCTTCGCGAGCAAGCCCGCTCCCACATTTGATCTGTGAATACATTCAAATGTGGGAGCGGGCTTGCTCGCGAAGAGGCCCGAAAGACCACCACATTAATGTGCCGTTAACCCGTTTTGCCTACCCTCCCGCTGCCTACTGCTAAATTTTCACCTCCTGCGTGTAAACTTGCGGCCATTGGCACACCCATCATTAGGCAAAGGGAAACGGGGATGATTGACGAAATGCGGTTAGCGCGTGAGCGGCGCTTTTTGGTGTTGCTGGGGATTATCTGCCTGGCGCTGATCGGTGGCGCGCTCTATATGCAGATAGTGCTGGGTGAAGCGCCATGCCCACTGTGCATCCTGCAGCGTTATGCCTTGTTGCTGATTGCGCTCTTTGCCTTTATTGGCGCGGCGATGCGCACCCAGCGCAGTGTCACGGTCTTTGAAGTGCTGGTGGTGCTCAGCGCCCTCGGTGGTGTCGCTGCCGCCGGGCACCATGTGTATACCCAGTTCTATCCGGCCATCAGTTGCGGTGTCGATGTACTGCAGCCGATTGTCGATGACTTGCCCCTGGCGAAGATCTTCCCCCTGGGCTTCCAGGTCGATGGTTTCTGCAGCACGCCGTACCCGCCGGTACTGGGCTTGTCCCTGGCCCAGTGGGCGCTGGTGGCGTTCGTGTTAACGGCGATCCTGGTGCCCCTGGGCATTTACCGCAATCGCAAGCACAGGGCTTAAATCGTCCTACAAAAAGCCCCGGTCCTGCTGATGCAGGCCGGGGCTTTTCTGTGTGCGGGCATTTTGTGAATGAACCGTGACGCTGGACAAGATTGGCGGTGCGCGAAGTGCGACACGTTGTCACAGTGAAGGTGCCGCAGGAGGTTTCCTACCCCTGGTTTTAACGGTTAATCCCCCCGCCAGCAGTTGCTTTTACCTGTCACTTTCTGCTTGTGGCCGAGCCGCGAACGGCGTGCGTTACAGAACTTGCGGGGATCTACCAATGCCTTGTTTTTAGCGGGCTTGCCTGGGGTTTGGTGACCCGGGAAGGACCCCTTGGGTGCGACACAATGGGCAATAACACGGCATTTTTTGTGGTTTTTGTTGAGAATCAAACGCGATACGATCCCGAACCTTTGCAACAATGGCGCAGGATTATTGCTGGAATCGATAAAAATTATTTCTTTATAAGTCATGGTTTATACATCGCTAGCTAACTACAATCGCCCGCACTGAGTGTCCGGTGCTGCTCAACCCTGAGCAAATAGGGCGGTCGAGAGGCGAAAACATTGCTTCATGCGACCCCAGGTGCCGGCAGCCTTTCAACTATCCGCACCAAATGGAATTGGTCTGTAACAAGGCCTTTGACCAACGAAATCGAATAAGAAATCACCGCCAGACCTGGACGTGTCGATCAGCGCATGAAGCGCCGGGCAGGCCCTTATTCAATCGAAGAGAAATGCCAACCCTTGGCAGGGTGAAGTGTTGGCGATCAAAACCCAACTGCATTGCGCAAGCTGCTTTAGAGGTCGTGAGATGAGTAAAAACAGGTACACCCGATTACTAGGCATAGTGCCGCTTTTCGGCATGTTATTGCTGGGAGGCTGCAACTGGACGCTGCTCGACCCTGTGGGTCAGGTCGGCGTGGAGCAACGTAACCTGATCATCACTGCAACCTTGCTGATGCTGTTGGTCGTGGTGCCGGTCATCGTGATGACCTTCGCGTTCGCCTGGAAATACCGCGCGTCCAACACCAAGGCCACCTACGCGCCGAAGTGGTCGCACTCCACCAAGATCGAGATCGCGGTGTGGCTGGTCCCTGTACTCATCATCATCGCCCTGGGTTACATCACCTATAAGTCGACCCACGAGCTGGACCCTTACCGTCCGCTGGAATCCGACGTGCCGCCAATCACTATCGAAGTGGTCGCGCTGGACTGGAAGTGGCTGTTCATCTATCCCGAGCAAGGGATCGCCACCGTCAACAAGATCGTGTTCCCGGCCAACACCCCGATCAACTTCAAAGTGACCTCGGATGCGGTGATGAACTCGTTCTTCATCCCGGGCCTGGGTGGCCAGATCTACGCGATGGCGGGCATGCAGACCAAGCTGCACCTGATTGCCAACCAGAACGCCGAGCTCGACGGTATCTCCGCCAACTACAGCGGCGCGGGCTTTACCGGCATGAAATTCAAAGCAATCGCCACCTCCCAGGAAGACTTCAACGCCTGGGTACAAGAAGCCAAGAGCTCACCAAAACAGCTTGAAAAAGCTGAATACGAAGCCCTTGCCAAGCCAAGCCAGAACAACCCTGTAGAGCTGTACTCCTCGTACACGCCGGACCTGTTTCAGAAAATCATCGATAAGTATGAAGGGATGAAGCCAGGCAAGCCGGTCAAGCACGAGAAGAAAGAAGTGGCTGCTGTGGAAGGGACGGACGCAAATTCGCATTCAGCTGCCGGGGCAGAGGAGTAAACGATGTTTGGTAAATTAAGTTGGGAAGCGGTCCCATTCCACGAGCCGATCGTGATGGTGACCATCGCCATGATCGCGCTGGGTGGCCTGGCGCTGTTTGCGGCAATCACCTACTTCAAGAAGTGGACCTACTTGTGGACCGAGTGGCTGACGTCGGTCGACCACAAGAAAATCGGCGTGATGTACATCATCGTCGCCATGGTCATGCTGCTGCGCGGTTTTGCCGACGCCATCATGATGCGGACCCAGTTGGCCATGGCCACCGAAGGTTCGCCTGGCTACCTGCCGCCTGAACACTATGACCAGATCTTCACCGCCCACGGTGTGATCATGATCATCTTCATGGCGATGCCTTTCTTCACCGGCCTGATGAACCTGGCAGTGCCGCTGCAGATCGGTGCGCGTGACGTTGCGTTCCCGTTCCTCAACTCCCTGAGCTTCTGGCTGCTGGTTTCCGGCGTCGTGCTGATCAACCTGTCCCTGGGCGTCGGCGAATTCGCCAAGACCGGTTGGGTTGCCTATCCGCCGTTGTCGGGGCTGCAATACAGTCCGGGCGTGGGGATGGATTACTACATCTGGGCGCTACAGCTATCCGGGTTGGGTACGACGCTAACGGGGGTCAACTTCCTGGCCACCGTGCTGAAAATGCGTACCCCAGGCATGAAACTGATGGACATGCCGATCTTCACCTGGACCTGCACCTGGGCCAACGTCCTGATCGTGGCTTCGTTCCCGATCCTGACCGCTACCCTGGCGCTGCTGACGCTTGACCGTTACATGGATTTCCACATCTTCACCAATGAACTTGGTGGCAATCCAATGATGTACGTGAACCTGTTCTGGGCATGGGGTCACCCTGAGGTGTACATCCTGATCCTGCCAGCGTTCGGTATCTTCTCCGAAGTGATCTCGACCTTTACCGGCAAGCGCCTGTTTGGTCACCACTCGATGGTCTACGCTTCCGGCGCGATCTCGGTGTTGGGCTTCATGGTTTGGCTGCACCACTTCTTCACCATGGGCTCGGGGGCCAGCGTCAACGCCTTCTTCGGCCTGGCGACGATGCTGATTTCGATCCCGACGGGGGTGAAGCTATTCAACTGGCTGTTCACCATCTACCACGGCCGTCTGCGCTTCACCAGCCAGGTTCTGTGGACCCTGGGCTTCATGGTGACTTTCGCCATCGGCGGCATGACCGGCGTACTGCTGGCCATCCCGGGTGCTGACTTCGTACTGCACAACAGCCTGTTCGTGATCGCTCACTTCCATAACGTGATCATCGGTGGTGCGGTATTCGGCTACATCGCTGGTTTCAGCTTCTACTTCCCGAAAGCGTTCGGCTTCAAGCTGCACGAAGGCTGGGGCAAGGCTGCATTCTGGTTCTGGATCACCGGCTTCTTCGTCGCCTTCATGCCGCTCTATGCACTGGGCTTCATGGGTATGACTCGTCGTCTGAACGCCACTACCAACCCTGAGTGGGTGCCGTACCTGTACGTCGCCATGTTCGGTGCGGTGATGATCGCTGTCGGTATCGCCTGCCAGTTGATCCAGCTGTACGTGAGTATCCGTGACCGCAAGCAAAACGCCTGCGACTCCGGCGATCCATGGAATGCACACACCCTGGAATGGTCGACCTCGTCGCCACCGCCGTTCTACAACTTCGCCGTGCTGCCTAAGGCCGAGACCATCGACCCGTTCACCGAAGCCAAGGAAAACGGTACGGCGTATCAGCGTCCTGTGCGCTACTCGCCGATCCACATGCCGAACAACACCGCCACTGGCGTGGTGATGGGCGCGCTGTTGACGGTCTTCGGTTTCGCGATGATCTGGCACATCTGGTGGCTGGCTATCGCAAGCCTGGCTGGCACCGTGATCTATTTCGTGATCCACGCGGCTCGTGATGATCAAGGCTACATGGTGCCGGTCGACGTGATCGAGCGCATCGAAGCCGAGCAGCACGCTCGCCTGGTAGCCGAGAAGAAGATTCCGGCCAACCGTGTTGAAACCTCGTTGGAACAGGCTTAAACCATGTCGAACTTAGTGACCAATGCTGGACACGCCCATGTCGATGACCATGGGCACGATGATCACCACGACGCGGGCGAGATGACCGTATACGGTTTCTGGCTCTACCTGATGACCGACTGCATCCTGTTTGCATCGATCTTTGCGGTATACGCGGTACTGGTAAACAACGTAGCGGGTGGCCCGTCGGGCCACGACATCTTCGAGCTGAATTACGTACTGGGCGAAACCGCCTTGCTGCTGTTCAGCTCGATCACCTACGGCTTCGCCATGCTGGCGTTCTTCCGTGGCAACAAGGCAGGCGTGCTCAAGTGGCTGGGCCTGACCTTCCTGCTCGGCCTTGGCTTTATCGCCATGGAGATCAACGAGTTCCACCTGCTGATCTCCGAAGGCTACGGGCCTAGCCGTTCCGGCTTCCTGTCGGCGTTCTTCACCCTGGTCGGTACCCACGGTCTGCACGTAACCGCCGGTCTGATCTGGATGGCGATCATGATGTACCAGGTCAACAAGCATGGCCTGACGTCGACCAACAAGACCCGCCTGAGCTGCCTGAGCCTGTTCTGGCACTTCCTGGACGTGGTCTGGATCTGCGTCTTCACCGTTGTCTACTTGATGGGGACTCTGTAATGGC
The Pseudomonas hygromyciniae genome window above contains:
- the norR gene encoding nitric oxide reductase transcriptional regulator NorR, which codes for MTAHSLLTTLLPLVADLSRELPEGERYRRLLQAMRTLLPCDAAALLRLDGEWLVPLAVDGLSPDTLGRRFKISEHPRFAVLLSSPGPTRFDSDSELPDPYDGLVDGLHGHLEVHDCMGCPLFVDDHPWGLLTLDALDTERFERVELDALHAFASLAAATVNVAERMEHLALRAEDEHQRAEIYRQASGQQHKEMIGQSKTHKRLVEEIKLVGGSDLTVLITGETGVGKELVAQAIHAASPRSEKPLISLNCAALPETLVESELFGHVRGAFTGALNERRGKFELANGGTLFLDEVGELSLTVQAKLLRVLQSGQLQRLGSDKEHQVDVRLIAATNRDLAEEVRNGRYRADFYHRLSVYPLQVPALRERGRDVLLLAGFFLEQNRSRMGLGSLRLTSDAQAALLAYGWPGNVRELEHLIGRSALKALGNCRERPKILSLSAKDLDLPNESAPLIEEPAELALVNGDLRQATEHYQRQVISACLERHQHNWASAARELGLDRANLGRMAKRLGLK
- the hmpA gene encoding NO-inducible flavohemoprotein → MLSVQDRAIVKSTVPLLESGGEALITHFYRMMLSEYPEVRPLFNQAHQASGDQPRALANGVLMYARHIDQLDQLGDLVAKIINKHVALQILPEHYPIVGNCLLRAISEVLGDEIATPEVMSAWGAAYGQLADILIGAESAIYDEKAQAVGGWRGARPFLLVKRVEESSEIISLYFAPVDNGPILAAEPGQYIGLKLILDGEEVRRNYSLSARTDAGLYRISVKREAGGRVSNYLHDQMHVGATIDLFPPSGEFTLVDSDKPLVLISGGVGITPTLPMLEAALATERPVHFIHCARNGGVHAFRDWVDALAAHHPQLQRFYCYAEDDGISPAADKLGMLTQEQLAAWLPEERDVDAYFLGPKGFMSAIKRHLKALGVPEKQSRYEFFGPAAALE
- a CDS encoding disulfide bond formation protein B, with product MIDEMRLARERRFLVLLGIICLALIGGALYMQIVLGEAPCPLCILQRYALLLIALFAFIGAAMRTQRSVTVFEVLVVLSALGGVAAAGHHVYTQFYPAISCGVDVLQPIVDDLPLAKIFPLGFQVDGFCSTPYPPVLGLSLAQWALVAFVLTAILVPLGIYRNRKHRA
- the cyoA gene encoding ubiquinol oxidase subunit II, whose translation is MSKNRYTRLLGIVPLFGMLLLGGCNWTLLDPVGQVGVEQRNLIITATLLMLLVVVPVIVMTFAFAWKYRASNTKATYAPKWSHSTKIEIAVWLVPVLIIIALGYITYKSTHELDPYRPLESDVPPITIEVVALDWKWLFIYPEQGIATVNKIVFPANTPINFKVTSDAVMNSFFIPGLGGQIYAMAGMQTKLHLIANQNAELDGISANYSGAGFTGMKFKAIATSQEDFNAWVQEAKSSPKQLEKAEYEALAKPSQNNPVELYSSYTPDLFQKIIDKYEGMKPGKPVKHEKKEVAAVEGTDANSHSAAGAEE
- the cyoB gene encoding cytochrome o ubiquinol oxidase subunit I; its protein translation is MFGKLSWEAVPFHEPIVMVTIAMIALGGLALFAAITYFKKWTYLWTEWLTSVDHKKIGVMYIIVAMVMLLRGFADAIMMRTQLAMATEGSPGYLPPEHYDQIFTAHGVIMIIFMAMPFFTGLMNLAVPLQIGARDVAFPFLNSLSFWLLVSGVVLINLSLGVGEFAKTGWVAYPPLSGLQYSPGVGMDYYIWALQLSGLGTTLTGVNFLATVLKMRTPGMKLMDMPIFTWTCTWANVLIVASFPILTATLALLTLDRYMDFHIFTNELGGNPMMYVNLFWAWGHPEVYILILPAFGIFSEVISTFTGKRLFGHHSMVYASGAISVLGFMVWLHHFFTMGSGASVNAFFGLATMLISIPTGVKLFNWLFTIYHGRLRFTSQVLWTLGFMVTFAIGGMTGVLLAIPGADFVLHNSLFVIAHFHNVIIGGAVFGYIAGFSFYFPKAFGFKLHEGWGKAAFWFWITGFFVAFMPLYALGFMGMTRRLNATTNPEWVPYLYVAMFGAVMIAVGIACQLIQLYVSIRDRKQNACDSGDPWNAHTLEWSTSSPPPFYNFAVLPKAETIDPFTEAKENGTAYQRPVRYSPIHMPNNTATGVVMGALLTVFGFAMIWHIWWLAIASLAGTVIYFVIHAARDDQGYMVPVDVIERIEAEQHARLVAEKKIPANRVETSLEQA
- the cyoC gene encoding cytochrome o ubiquinol oxidase subunit III — protein: MSNLVTNAGHAHVDDHGHDDHHDAGEMTVYGFWLYLMTDCILFASIFAVYAVLVNNVAGGPSGHDIFELNYVLGETALLLFSSITYGFAMLAFFRGNKAGVLKWLGLTFLLGLGFIAMEINEFHLLISEGYGPSRSGFLSAFFTLVGTHGLHVTAGLIWMAIMMYQVNKHGLTSTNKTRLSCLSLFWHFLDVVWICVFTVVYLMGTL